The genomic interval GTGACCGTGCCAGCATTACAGCAGTGCTTCTTTACACTGACACCTTCCATGCAGAGCCATTGCAGGAGCAGCTCACCTGAACAAAATAGGCAGGGACTTGTGACTTGCCCTTGTCCCTTGGCAGTACTAGAATAAATctggaaggagcaggagggggaGAGCGGGTCACAGGGAGAACTGGCAGGCACGTTCCTACAAAGAGTAATCTGGATTACAGGCATCCGTGGATTAGAGATGTTCAACAatttatttgcctttatttACCTATAAACACTTTACTTTTAGTTCCCCTCTATTGTACAAAGCCAGCGTTTCTCAATGCCAGATGTCTGCACTTTCCTTTaccatttctttctgtctaatccttctccccctctccaATCTGCCTGTTTCAGGTTACCCCTTTTTTGGCAACATCACCGTGACCAGAAGCTGTGATGTGGAGTGCATCTCCTATGATGGGATAGGAGCAACCAGACCCAAGTCATGCTGCTACACTGATCTCTGCACTGATGACACCAGGAGCAGCGATGGGGTGcgaagcagctctgcagcactgggTCTGACAGCCATGGTCATTGGCACGCTCCTTCAGAGTGCTCTGTAACATCACAAGTGCCCACACTCCAGCCAAAACACCCCAACTCCTCTCTCCGACAAGCTGCCTCCTGAACTCTCAGGTGCCTTGGGAATAATATTCTTCACTGATGTGTGGCTACACTCATCTTCAGTCCTATCAAGTGGATTCAAGCCATGAGTTTGGGCACCTGGACCTAAAACCCTCAAATTTCCAGTTTCCAGCTGCTAAGCAGAACATTCCTCACCTTCAGCCGCTTCTGGTCCTCAGGATCTGCATCTCCCGCTGCAGCTTTCCtctgtggggagcagcagtggatgaagcactgcagctctgtgcagcaaGAGGGACTGGGCAGTGCCATCAAGGCTGGTGTTCTAGCATCATCCTCAGCGAGAGCACGGGGTTCTACACATGCTGAACATAGACAGTACTTTTTTTCACAGGTGTCCCCCAGCTCTCATACAACCTGTGCCTTTGTGCCTCTGTTAAACCTCTGTGTacaaccccccaaaaatccTCCAATCCTCCACCAGGAGcttggcttatttttttttccatttttgctgcAATTTCCTGAGTCAGAGCATCAGGTGGATATTGGTCCCCACTTACTACCTGCCCAGCAGAGTGTGGCTTGCAGTTGCAGAAAGCTGGCACTTAATTCTGTCTAGAATAAGCTATGGAATGAGTTCAGAAGGGCTCAGTCTTCATGTGTTGAGATGGGATGTATTTCTGGAAAGCTCAAAATGCCCTGGACTAACAGGCCAGGGCAGGTTAGACCTGCAAAAGCAAATTTGGGAGTTTGGCTAGACAAAATTGCCTGAGCTTGGGTTGCAATCAGAGCTCCTGGATTTCCCTTCCCAGATGTTTTACAGATCATTTCAAGCGACTTCTGTTACTCTGCCCTCCCCCATCCCTTCACAGCAGGGACCACAGGAAAGGCAAAGTAATGACTATCCCAGACCCTCAGCTCTGGGAAAAGCCAACAGCTTTACTCACACTGGTTAGCAGCACTACAGGGTCCCAGCTGGGGATTTGCTCCATTTTCCCTTGGAGCAGCAGTAAGATTCATTTTGATGCCCTGTCTGCTGTAAACCCAGATGGAGTGGAAGCAGATAGAGATGAGCCAGGTGTGCCCAGCTGACAGCCCTCTCCGGTGGGGGAAAGCCAAGGAACTTGCCGTTTGCTCTGTTCCTACTGCCAGGGCACATccaggggagcaggaggcaaCCTCCAAGAGCAAGGGTGGAGTGGAGCATGGGTACATCCTGTGAACCATCCTTGTGTGTTCATGCCATCCCTGTAACACCCTCTGTGGCTAAGTTTggttttctctatttttttccccatttttcattctgtttctgtaagacacaaaccagaaaaccaaaGGAATAAGCAGGGGGGCTCTTCTTCTTCATTGCACAGAGGTAATTGTTTCTCAAGGTCTACTTCAGTACCATTTGCAAGAAAACTTTAACAAGACATTGTATTCCTTGGCAGAGGGCCCAGCACAAGCCTGGGGCTCAGGAGGATGGTAAGCCCCTTTGTTCTGGAAGGGAAATGCTCTGTGCTTCACTAAAACAGTGACAGCTTCCCTGAAACACCCTTGCAATACTgaggttggggtggggggtgggggtggcagggggtggggtgggggatgtCGTTGAGCAAATAATGATCAGGATTTACTCGAATGCTGATACTACACCCACTCTTGCAGACACAGAGCACCAGCATCCACTTCCTACTCATCTGTTCTCTGTTTCCCTGCTTCCAAAACAGTCTGACATGTCAGGCCAGAAGCAAACCACCATCATTGCCATCCTTAGATCCAGATCCCCTTTTCTATTCTGGGTTCAAGCTCCAGGGTAAGTCACTTTCCTCAGTTGCTTTTCCACACTGGCTGCAGAGTCCTGTGCTGTGTTAACGGGGGCTGAACTTCACTCCATGTGTTGTACATGCAGATGGGGCAAGGTCTGAATACAGAGGGACTGGGATGGTGAGGGTTCCCTTCTGGGTGAGAATCTGGCAAATAAAGCTGGATCCTCTGGTTTTCAACCTGCAGCATCTTTCTTGTGTGCTCAGCCTTCACCCAGAGAAGAAGGACCATggggcagcacaggctgcaggaaggTCATGTCTCTGGCTGGTTATGCAGCTGCCAAACTGCCCTGTGCCAGAGAGAGGAAAAGCTACAGAAAGGAATAAGTAAGGGAGTACAAAAAATACTCCTTGGAAGGGATAGATTTAAAGCTGTCCCTGCTGGAAGAGGATCGGGAGAAGAGTGGCAGCAGAGTAAAGTACTGTCCAGTGGACAGGAGGCTCATTTGGGGAATGCACAGGGGAAACTGGAGGTTTTCCTGGttcagctcctcctgcagcaggcaaaGAGAACTGAGCTCAGCACTGCAAAGCaagcaggcagccaggagcagccactGGGGACCTGCTCTGCACTGCAAAGATGCTGCAGATGGGAACCACTGGCCTCCTTGTGTCACTGGTGCTGGCTGTGAGCATCCTGTATCACACTGTGCTGCACATCTCCTGTCACCTGGGACTTGTCTGTTAATGGCTCCATTGCCAGAGCAGTGAGCTTCTATTGTAGCCAAACCAGAGTCAAAGGCAGGATTTAGCTTCAAAGCACTTGCAATATGTTCCTAGATTAAGCCAAGTGAAAAGCCCTTCACACAGAGTGTCAGGGATACAAAATGTCCTTTGCATTAATATTCATCTGTTCACACAGTGTTAGCCATAAGCCACAGGCTGAACAGTTGTCACTGGGAGCCCTTGTGAAGTCtgatttgctgctgctttagttactgcttttatttattcttcctaTTTAGCCCCTAGGAGTCAAACCCAACAAGCACTAGTGCCCCAGCAAATGCAGGACGCTGCCAGGGGACTCAAAGGAGTTGGCAGACTTTTGCGTCACTGGGTCAAGTGGACATATGGAGAGGCAAGTTTAAATATAGGCTGAATAAAATAGAACAGAGAAAGATGTGTCTCCAAAGGGCCATAAAAAACTTGCAGCCTCTCGGTCCTGTGAGATAAGGCTTCACAGCAGGTGGCATCcaatgctgctgttgctgtattGAAGGATTTTACCTGCCCCTCTGGGGGCTTGCTCTTCCCAGCAGTCATTCCATGCATGTCCAGAGACGTGAGAGCACTCCTTGGTGCCTTATGCTTTATCTGGCCAAGGAGTTGCCTTTTACATCACCTTCCAGCTGTTCTGCAAATGTAGGGCAGCCCTACAGATGTGCAGCCCTGATCTGCATCACCTCCTTTCAGCTGCAAATCTACAAATACTTTTGTCTGTCTAGAAATTAAAGAGTAAAACACACCAGAGACTAAATTTTCAGGGAGGTGTTTGGAGACCCGTATTGGTGAGGATATTCAAACTGGTGAGCCCTGTTGAGTGCTACCTCCAGCCAGCCATCAGGGTGATGTGTCTGCCTTGAGTGGCCTTTTCTCTTGGGCTCCACATGTCTTGAAGGTGGAGTCGACATTTCAAAAGCTAGTTTCTCCTCTGGAAACACAGTATACACCCTGCCTTGGCTTGGGCTGGATCAGGACCCAGGTTCAATCCTGCTGTTTTGACTTGGGCACAATTACCACAAAAGCATAACGGGTGCCGTGGGAGAGCAAAGCTACACAAACAGCATGATTCACACTTAGAGGAACAGAGTTTCCAGCAGGGATCATTTGCAGCTGCTTTCCACAGCAGGACACTGGTCACATCATGTGTAGCCATGAGTGGTGGTAGTTACCCTGGCATGCCCTGGTTGCAGGCTGGCTCAAGCTGCAAGGTGGAAAACACCAGGAAGTGTTTTGCTGCTTGattcttgttaatttttttttcttctttgagagggcaaggagggggggaaaaccATACAGCCCACTTGGAAGGTGCATTAATCCAGGTgggcatgaaagaaaaagagataagGACAGAAATTATTGCAGAACttcaagagaataaaaaaaaaaaggggtatTTTTGCAGTCCAGGCATTTCATGTAAAACAGAGCTCTGATGTaatcaaatacagaaagaacTTGTAGTTCTTGCTAAAAATACCTATCTagaatataaatatacattACCATGTAGCTGCAAGGCTTATGGAGATATCTGCCAGAGTCTTATATTTACAGATAGggatttaaatgtttaatacTGCACATTCAAAAGAAAGTCACTTCATCTGAAGTAGTTATTAATTATAAAATGCACTAGGCAGGATTGAAGTGCAGCAGGAGTGATATCATTTTCAATATCACTCCCAAATTATTTCTCATCTAAAACCTATCAtgtgcactttttttccttcttgaaataGATCTGTTTTTCCACATTAGGCCTTGGATGACTTGGAACGGCTGCCTCTGACATGCCAGCACATCCTCTCTCAGATATCTTCATTGCTTTCTTGCACAACTCTCACATCCCTAATTCCAGAGGGACATGAGTCCAAAGCCTCTTTATTCAGTATGGCCCCAGATCTGAGAACAAGGCAAATCCCCTAAAAATAGGTGAAAGGAAATTTAGGGTGCCTGAAGCAGATATGTtgagggagcagggaggcaaACAGCATGGTGGTCGGTATCTCAATTTAGCAAAGTCATTTCAGGTCACTTGAACTCGAGAGGGATGCTCAGCGTATTGTAAAAGAATGGGACAGATGGACTGCATACCTTCATCCCCATTCCCTGAGGCTCCACTCTATAGTTTGTCATGAggttttaaaaaacccaaggtGTGTCAATTAATCATTCCGTGCCCTGTCTGAGGCTGGTCTGGATCTTGATCTCCTTCCCCCACTCAACCCTTATTAAACAGACAAGAATTGTCACACATCGGTACCTCCAGGCACAGTCCTGCATCACATCTTTAGTGTTGAATGAGCTTTAAGTTTCTGAATACATTTAGTAAATATGGCTAAGGCTATTGTGCCTTGAGGTGAACCAAATTTGCACTAATCCCTTGTGGGCATATTGCTGAAATCCATGCAGATCCACCATGTTAAAGACAACCGAAAGCCATATGAAATCCATGAATCAGAGTCCAAAACATCTAACCCAGTCATCTGGACAAGACCAGTACAGGCTCCCTTTGGCCAGCAGGTCTCTGAATACAAGGGGAGAAGATGCTTTTCAAGCCTTCAGGCCATTCCTCCCCATTGCAAGGGCAATTTAATGTGCCCTCAGTTACATCAGTGATGGCACACCAGTACGGAAGCATTGTCCGACTCTTGTTTCAACACACATCCTTGCTCTGGACTCACCATTGTTTGGACCAGTAGAGTTCATTCCTGTCTTGTTAACAGCTGTAATGGGGCGGGTATGAACCTCTCTTCATCTCCTTgcaaaagaaattgcttttgctCAATAATCTGGGAATAAGATACAGAAGCCTGCCTGGAAAAGGAGACTGAGTGATGTCAAGGTGCTCATGTTGGtgcctttgcttctgcagtaCCTTTGGACTTGCAAGGAGCAGGGTGAGGAGCACGCTGATGCCTGGGAGAAGTTTTTCACCTCCTTTGAGCTCTGCTGCTAGGCACACACCTTTGCTGCTTGGCTGGTTCCCCAGGCAaggcacaaacacaggctgagGCACAATGATTTTCCACTTGCCTATGGGAAATCCCAGGGGTGGGTGGCACTTTGCCAGTCGAAACCCTCCTCCGGGCAGTGGCAGGATTTCAGCGTGTGGCTGTGAGGCAGCAGTGATGGGAGATGTTTGCAGAAGGCTGTGCCACCGCTCCCAGTGAGGAGCACCAACCCACAGTGGGCAGTGGTGTTCCCGGTGGCACCAGGACACTCTCAACATGAGCTGATGTGAGTGGCAAAACAACTAAGCCTCATTAACAAATAGCTCTTCGTCATGGATGCTCTGAAGCCTTAGAAAGGGCTGAGTGTCTTCAGTCCCAGCGGACGCTTCAGTAGAGTCTCTTCCACCTGAATATCTGTTTTCCTGAAACCCACAGGGGCTTCACAAACTCTTCCCATGCAACGAATTCAAACCAGCAGCTGTATGCTGTTACCTGTGCATGCACAAATTTGTGATCAAATGGGCCATGTTCTTGTAAAGCTGGGCCAAAAACAAGccagaatttgtttttaatctttcctggctgctgccagtctCCTGGCTCTTGGGAGAGGGGACACAGGGGAAGCGGTGTTTTTAGTGTCATGACAGCTGTCACTGTGTTTTGGGGATGACATCCaaacctgaaaaagaaacaaacacccAGGAGACAGTGACAGACTCTGACACATatacagcagaggagaaaagctgtCCTGGCGAGCAGGAGTAGTTAATAGCAAGACATCTGGCTTCTGCCCCAGAAAATAAGGGGTTTTAAACAAACTGCTATCAATCACCAGCATGGCCAGCTTGGGAAAGGGGTGTCATTTATATTTGCCTTCAGGGAATGCAACTAggagattattttcttttaccttctGGTTATCTCAGATCACGGTAGGATTTTCTGCAAGCTTACATTTTTGTGCCAGCTCTGTGCAAAGATGTCACGGGTGGGTTAGGGTTGCTCATGCAAACGAAGCCAGTCTAGGTGCCTCAAGGGGCTTTTACTGCTAATCTCAATGAGCACATGCAAAGGGTCTCCTCAGCTTATAAGACTCAACCCTTATCATTACTTCTTATCActtctttaaagagaaaaatttgtCTGATGTATATGCATCTTTGTGGCTCTGCTGGCAGGATGCTGTTCCAGACCCTCACTGTTGTAATGgtcagaaaacacatttataataaaatatttcttttgcttcttcctgcTCTGAGATGGTATTTCTATGGGCATTTGGTCCTGTCGGATGTTTTGTTAAGCTAAACAAGCCAGCCTGTTCTGGTCTGCTCTTGGAAAATTAGCTCTCCAAGCACAATAATTTTCAATATTTGTGACTGTGTCACCTTCAAGTCATGGTTACCAGGGGCGATCCAAGCTATGTGCAAGATCTCATGAGCTAGAAGGCCATCACAGAAAGGATCCTTAGAGGATCTGTTGTTTCAACAGTgtcctggggcagggctgggctggatAAAGGAGCTGAGAGGTGTTTTACTCAGGCTGATCTGCAATATTACCCCTTTATGAAAGCAGTTCATGAATCCTTATCCAGTGGAAAAACACAGATGAGAGCCTTATTGGAGTCCTCTTGTTGTGCCAGTTTTCctgaatgaggaagaaaaagcaagtgtttTTCATCAAATGGGAAATAGGGATGAGCAAGCATTTCTGTCACCTAACCAGGGCACATGTGCGAGAACCTGCCCTCCCACTGGCAGTTCAGGGATGCATGCACAGGTCTGAGCTTCAGCTTTTAGGGTCCCTTTTGAAAATCCTCTCAAACTCACTAGAAAAAAGTTGGGGTTGGCAGACATGTAACACTTTTTTCATGTGTAATAAAATGCAATTGCTGACAGGCTGCTGCTTCAACAAGCCACAAGGTCTGTGGGAAAGAAATATGAAGTGTGTGCAGTCAAGCACTAACTTTCTGAACAGAGGACAATCCTTTGGTCACACAAATGCATGTAACCCCTATAGAAAATGCGGTGCCACACAATAAATAGCAGCAAAATGTAAATGGTTCTTCATACATtgagtttgcctttttttttttttttttccctgtaagcATCTCAGGGGTAACAGAGGTAGGTAGCACATAATACcatagcatagcatagcatagcatagaATGTAATACAATATTTCAGTGagaagggacctacaatgatcatctagtccaactgcctgaccacttcaggaCCAACCAAAAGTTAAAGTAtattattaagggcattgtctaAACACTTCTTAAACAGTGATAGTCatggggcattgaccacctctctaggaagactgttccagtgtttgaccaccctctctgtaaagaaatgcttcctaatcTCAAGTCTAAGCTGAGGTCTTCAGCTCCCCTTACTTTTATCCAGACTCTCTTTTCTCAACTTGCCCTGGCCCCATGGATGTTTCTGTGCAGCCCACCAACATGTAGAGCTCAATCATCCTCCACCCCACCAGCAGATATCTGGGTTCCCCACCCTGCAGTGATTAGGGGAGGACAAGGATGTTCTCTTCAAGCTGAGAAGTCACAGAGACCTAAGCCAGGGTGTTAGGATCCATCCCACAAAAGGCACAGCCATCTCCCAACCTCTGAACCATGGTGCCAGTGGTGTTTGGGCTAGGAGATATGGGGGGTGGCTGTGTTTTTTGGAAAGGTGATGGCAGCAGGAGCACATGCCTGTAAGACTCTGCACATGGGTGGATGGATGTGCCTGTGTTATCGTTCCTCCTTAGTTGCTCGGTAACCTCACTTGTTTACTTTGGCATGATCTTCACAGCCCTGGAGGCCAAGGGAGAGTTAATGGGGTTTATGGTATCCTGTAATCATGCAAACCTTGAAATAACATGCGACAACATGATTGGTTTATTAAGCAAGATTAGGTGCATCTAAGATTAATAAGGCTTTTGGGAGTCTGTTGTTGGGCACCAGCTAGCTTTCAAGCCCTACCTGCAACCCCCTAGAAGTTTGCAGCTGATTGTCTCCAAGTGATTGCAGGGATCTATGTCTCCAAGATCCTCATGCTTCGTTTCTGGGTAGAAGAAGTGACATAGtcacctcctcccagccccagcactcaGGTACAAAGAGACCCAGGAAATATCTCTGCCATGCCTATCCCGCTGTAGAAGAAGATCTGGTTAGAGaacatctaaggaacctgaaggtgcgCAACTCCATGGGACCTGATAAGATGCATCCACGGGTCCTGAGGGAAATGGCAGATTAAGTGGTTAggccactatccatcatatttggGAAGTTGTGGCAGactggtgaagttcccactgactggaaaaggagaaatataaACCTCTTTttcaaaaaggggaaaaaaggaagacctggggaactACGGATCAGCCAGTGTCACCTcagtgcccagcaagatcatggagcagatcttCCCTGAAAgtgtgctaaggcacatggaaaataaagaggtgattggtgacagccagcatggcttcactaagggcagGTTCTGCCTGACAAacttggtggccttctatgataGCATTGGCAGATGAGGGAAGAGTCACTCATGTCATCcacctggacttgtgcaaagcatttgacactgtcctgcatggCATCTTTGTCTCTTAATTGGAGACACATGGATTTGATAGATGGACCACctggtggataaggaattggctggatggtcacactcacAGAGTTGCtgtcaacagctcaatgtccaagtggagaccggtgatgagtggtgttcctcaggggttggTATTGGGATtggtgctgttcaacatctttgta from Falco biarmicus isolate bFalBia1 chromosome 3, bFalBia1.pri, whole genome shotgun sequence carries:
- the LOC130146965 gene encoding secreted Ly-6/uPAR-related protein 1-like; this translates as MKTLLVGLLLGLAYMESAQSLRCYTCKEPTDIAKCRTATQCPPKATVCTTTLHSVDSGYPFFGNITVTRSCDVECISYDGIGATRPKSCCYTDLCTDDTRSSDGVRSSSAALGLTAMVIGTLLQSAL